GCACGGTCAGATCGAGGATGCCGGCGCTGCGCGCCTTACCGAGCAGGGAGAGCGTCAGCCCGTCGAAGTACGACGGGAAGATCGAGAGGACGTCGATGCGCACGGAGGAACCGTACCAGCGGTCACTCGGAGGCGTCGGAGTCCGAGGACTCCCCCGCGTCCGGGGTGTCAGACGCCTCAGGGAGCTCCTCGAAGAGTCCGGGAGGCGGCGTCACGATGACGCGTCCCGCGCTCACGTCCACAGTCGGAACGATCGCCTTGACGAAGGGCACCAGGACCTCGTTCTCTCCGGCGCGGACGATGAGCAGATCCTGGGCGGGGAAATGATCGACACGCACGACCTTGCCGATCACCTGGTCGTCACGTACGACGTCGAGGCCGACGAGCTGGTGGTCGAACCACGCATCGTCCTCGACCTCGTCGACGTCCTGGTCGATCCACAGGATCGCGCGGACGAGGGTCTCAGCGGCATCCCGGTCGTCCACGTCCTGGAGGAACACGACAGGATTGCCGTTCATCACGCGGTACTCGCGCACGACCACCGTCTTGCCATGCCACGGAGATGCCTCAGGCACCTGCAACGTGAACTCGGCACCCGTCGTGAAACGACGCTCCGGGTTGTCGGTGTAGAGCTCCAGCTTGAGAGCGCCCTTGAGGCCATGGGCCTTGACGAGGCGCCCCACCCGCAGCTGGTTCTTGCCCTGGTTGCGGTCTTTCGGCACCACGTCAGTCGTCCGCGACGTCGACGCGGACGCGACGCCCATCAGCCAGTGCGGCGATGAGCGTGCGCAGTGCCTTGGCCGTGCGGCCGCCGCGCCCGATCACGCGTCCACGGTCGTCGGGGTGCACACGCACCTCGAGGAGGTCGCCTCGCGGCGTGGTGGAGGCGTTGATACGCACATCGTCCGGGTGATCCACGATCCCCTTGACGATGTGTTCGAGCGCGGCGGCGAGCACGACGGATTACTCTGCGTCGGCGGCGGGAGCCTCAGCGGCCTCCGCGTCGGCAGCGGCGGGAGCCTCCGCAGCGGGAGCCTCCTTCTTCTCCGCCTTCGGCTTCACGACGGACTTCTTGGACGCGTCGATCTCGAACGGAACCTTGGGCTCCTTGACCTTGAGCGTGGACTTGGCGTCCTTGTCGCCCTTGAACTTGCCCCAGTCACCCGTGATCTTGAGGAGGGCGGCGACCTGCTCGGTCGGCTGCGCGCCGACGGAGAGCCAGTACTGCGCACGCTCGGAGTCGATCTCGATGAACGAGGGCTCCTCGGTGGGGTGGTACTTGCCGATCTCCTCGATCACGCGACCATCGCGCTTGGTCTTCGAGTCGGCGACGACGATGCGGTAGAACGGCGCACGGATCTTGCCCATGCGCTTGAGACGAATCTTGACAGCCACGATTCTCCTGAATTGTGTGGAAGGAAACGAACCGGTCGCCTGGAGAGTGGGGTGCACACCCGGCGGAAGCTCAAATAGGGAGGACGAGTGCTGGATAGAGGGTCGAGCACGTCGTCCGACCTTCTATTCTGCCAGATCCGCCCGCCAGTCGCGAAACGCGGCGACTCGGGGGTTGCCGTGTCGCGGACACCGCGTGTCAGACTGTGCTCGTGAAGCTCGATTTCGCGCCGTCGGCGCGGTCCACCGTTGGCCTGGAGTGGGAGATCATGCTCGCCGATCCGGCGACCGGTGATCTCGTCGGTCGCGCGCCCGAGCTCCTCGCGGCGCTCGAGGCGCAGAGCGAGGAGGAGCGCCACACGGTCACCGGAGAGCTTCTCACCAACACCATCGAGGTCACCAGCGGGATCGGCGACTCGGTCGCGCACGCCGTCGATGACATCGCGAACGCCATCGCGGCGGTGCGAGAGGCGACCGACCCCGCTGGCATCGAGCTGCTCTCCGCCGGGAGCCACCCGTTCGCGCAGTGGTTCGACCAGGAGGTGACCGACAAGACTCGCTACCACACGCTCATCGAGCGGACCCAGTGGTGGGGTCGCAACATGATGATCTGGGGCATCCACGTCCACATCGGCGTGGAGGACCAGCGCAAGGTCATCCCGATCATCAACGCTCTCGCCGCCTACCTCCCGCACCTGCAGGCACTGGCGGCGTCGAGCCCGTTCTGGGCGGGCGAGCGCACCGGCTACGCCTCGAACCGAGCCCTCGTCTTCCAGCAGCTGCCGACGGCCGGGCTCCCCTGGCCGCTCCGCGACTGGTCGCAGTACGAGTCGTACCTCGAGGACATGGTGCGCACCGGCGTCATGGCGGATGCGACGGAGGTCCGCTGGGACATCCGTCCCGCGCCCCGCTGGGGCACGATCGAGGTCCGCGCCTGCGACGGACTCTCGACCCTGCCGGAGCTGGCGTCGATGGCCGCCCTCGTGCAGGTCCTCGTCGAGCACCTGTCTCGCCAACTCGACAAGGGGCGGGACCTGGCGGAGATGCCCGCATGGTTCCACCGCGAGAACAAGTGGCGGGCCGCCCGCTACGGGCTGGATGCGCGGGTCATCGTCGACGCGGCCGGCACACAGCGCCCGGTGCGCGACCATCTCGCCGACATCATCGAGGAGCTCGCACCGGTGGCGCTGGAGCTCGGCTGCGTCCGCGAGTTCGCCAGCATCGGGACGATCCTCACGGACGGCGCCAGCTACGAGCGCCAGCTCACCATCGCCAACGCCACGGGCGGAGACCTCGCGGCGGTCGTGCAGCACCTGATCCGCGAGTTCCGCTCCGGCCCGGAGGCCTCGACCGAGGAGCCCTGAACCGGGTGCACATCACGCGCGGAGTCACTCGTCGACGAGTCGGCGCGCGAGCCCCTCGTCGAGGACCACATCGGTGATGAGCTCCGCGGCGATGGCCGCACGCAGGCTGACCAGCTTCGGCACGCCCGAGACCACGCAGACCCGACGCGGCACGCGTCGGAGCCGGTCGAGCCCGGGACCAGTGGCCCTGGCGTTCACCCTGATGTCCTTCCAAGTCCCGTCTGCTCGGAAGAACACGGTCGCGACGTCTCCGATGGCGTGGTCCTCGCGCAGACTGCGGTAGTCGTCCCGGCTCAGATACCCCCCGACATACACGCGGCTCGGGACCTCGGCGGCCGGGGACCCGAGACTGAAGACGGCGATGTCCATCTTGGACTGCAGATCGAGCACGCGCCGCGTGCTGCGCTCGCGCCACATGGCCTCGCGGGTGGAGGGGTCGTCGAAGAATGCCGGCACCGGGAACTGCTGCACCTGTGCGCCGAAGGCGCTGCCGAAGCGCTGGAGGATGTCGCTGGAGTACTCGACGCCACTGGTCTGTGTGTTACCGGCACCGTTCAGCTGCACGAAGGTCGTGTTGTGGGTCTCCTTCTGCGTGAGCCCCCGACTCACGGCACTGATCGTGGAGCCCCAGGCGACTCCGACGATCATGTTGGAGTCCACGAACTGCGACAGCAGCCGCCCGGCGGTGAGCGCGACCCGCTCGAGGCGCTCGACCTCGCTGACGATCTCGGGGATGGGCACGACGTGCGCCACCACGCGGTAACGATCACGGATGCGCTGCTCCAGCATCCCGAGCCGTTCGAGGGGCGAGTTGATGCGGATGTCGACCAGCCCGCTCTCGCGGGCGAAGCTGAGAAGCCGAGACACCGACGACCTCGAGGTCTTCAGCTCCTGCGCGATGACCTCCATGGTCTTGTCCTGCATGTAGTAGAGCTGCGCGGCGGTGAGCGCCGCGATCAGCTTCGCATCGCGGGATCCCGCGTCGGACTGAGCCATGACGACCTCCTCCCCCCGATCTTTGCACATATGTGCAGCGGGCTTGCGCGTGACGCCCGTGGAGGTCGATGCTGGGGGCAAGAACAGAGAGAGGTCGAAGATGATCGAGTCGACACACTCATCACCGGAACGCGCTGACGTCCGCGCGGTCCGCGAGTCCGGACGCACGAGCGTCCTCGTCATCGGAGCAGGGATCAACGGGATCTCCACCTTCCGTGACCTCGCCCTTCAGGGCGTGGACGTCCTGCTGGTCGAACGAGGCGACTTCGCATCCGGTGCGTCCGCCGCGTCGAGCCACATGATCCACGGCGGCATCCGGTACCTCGAGAACGGCGAGTTCCGTCTCGTGCGCGAGTCCGTCGAAGAACGCAACGGTCTTCTGAAGATCGCCCCGCATTACGTCAAGCCGCTCGAGACCACCATCCCGATCTACTCGACGTTCTCCGGCATCCTCTCCGCGCCGCTGCGCTTCCTCACGCACAAGAGCGGCAAGCCCCAGGAACGCGGCGCCTTCCTCATCAAGGTCGGTCTGACCATCTACGACACGTTCTCGCGCGACGGCGGCATGGTCCCGCGTCACCGGTTCCTCGGCCGCAAGCGCTCGCTCGCGGAGCTCCCCTCGCTCGACCCGAACATCAAGTACACGGCGACCTACTACGACGCATCCATGCACGACCCCGAGCGTCTGGCTCTGGACGTTCTGCAGGACGGCCGCGCCGCGCACCCCGGCGCCATCGCACTCAACTACGTCGAGGCGATCTCCCGGGACGGCGAGAAGGTCGTGCTGCGAGACCGCGAGAGCGGGACCGAGTTCTCCGTCACCGCAGACGTCGTCGTCAACGCGTCCGGCCCCTGGACCGACCTGACCAACGACGCCCTCGGCACCGACACCCGGTTCATGGGCGGCACCAAGGGATCGCACATCGTACTCGACCACCCCGAGCTCCTCGAGGCCACCCGTGGACGCGAGATCTTCTTCGAGCACTCCGATGGTCGCATCGTCCTCATCTACCCGCTCAAGGGCCGCGTGCTCGTAGGGACCACGGACATCGACGCAGACCCCCGCGAGGTTCCGGTATGCACGGAGGAGGAGATCGACTACTTCTTCGACCTCATCCACCATGTGTTCCCGCAGATCGATGTGACACGAGAGCAGATCGTCTTCAACTTCTCCGGCATCCGCCCCCTCCCCCGTCACGAGGACACGGCACCCGGATTCGTCTCTCGCGACTACCGCATCGAGGTCGACGAGAAGGGTGCAGCGCCCCTCGTCAGCCTCGTCGGCGGCAAGTGGACCACGTTCCGCGCGCTCGGCGAGTCGCTGTCGGATGTCGTGCTCGGTCTGATCGGCCGCACCCGCACGGTCTCGACCGCCGGTCGTGCCATCGGCGGTGGCCGCGACTTCCCGCGCACCGAGAAGGCCCGTCGGATCTGGATCCAGGAGAACCTTCCCGGCGCCGGAGACCGTGCAGAGCGCCTGCTCGCCCGCTACGGCACCCGCGCCGCACAGGTCTGGGCCTACGTCGAGCAGGGCGATGACGCGCCCCTCGTCGGCGGCGACCTGTCGACCAGGGAACTGGCCTGGATGGTCGAGAACGAGATGGTCGCGCGCCTGCAGGACGTCGTACTGCGTCGCACCAGCATCGCTTTCACCGGCAATGCGGACGCGGATGTGCTCGAAGAGCTTGCCGATGCGCTGGCTCCTCTGCTCCACTGGGACCGTGCACGACACGATGCCGAGCTCGAGCAGACGCGAGAGCTGCTCAACGAGCGCCATGGACTCCAGATCTCGTCCCGCGCACGCGGCTGACGAGAGATCCGAACGCCGCCCTCCACGCGGCGTAACTCCCAACAAGTGCCAGGGCTAAGGGGCCCTGGCACTCAAGAAAGGTCAATGAAGACATGACTGAAGTGAATCTCGGTCTCTACTTCCTGTCGGAGTTCGTCGGCACTGCGCTGCTG
This genomic interval from Microbacterium hydrocarbonoxydans contains the following:
- a CDS encoding sugar-binding transcriptional regulator; the encoded protein is MAQSDAGSRDAKLIAALTAAQLYYMQDKTMEVIAQELKTSRSSVSRLLSFARESGLVDIRINSPLERLGMLEQRIRDRYRVVAHVVPIPEIVSEVERLERVALTAGRLLSQFVDSNMIVGVAWGSTISAVSRGLTQKETHNTTFVQLNGAGNTQTSGVEYSSDILQRFGSAFGAQVQQFPVPAFFDDPSTREAMWRERSTRRVLDLQSKMDIAVFSLGSPAAEVPSRVYVGGYLSRDDYRSLREDHAIGDVATVFFRADGTWKDIRVNARATGPGLDRLRRVPRRVCVVSGVPKLVSLRAAIAAELITDVVLDEGLARRLVDE
- a CDS encoding RNA-binding protein; the encoded protein is MLAAALEHIVKGIVDHPDDVRINASTTPRGDLLEVRVHPDDRGRVIGRGGRTAKALRTLIAALADGRRVRVDVADD
- a CDS encoding glutamate--cysteine ligase, which translates into the protein MKLDFAPSARSTVGLEWEIMLADPATGDLVGRAPELLAALEAQSEEERHTVTGELLTNTIEVTSGIGDSVAHAVDDIANAIAAVREATDPAGIELLSAGSHPFAQWFDQEVTDKTRYHTLIERTQWWGRNMMIWGIHVHIGVEDQRKVIPIINALAAYLPHLQALAASSPFWAGERTGYASNRALVFQQLPTAGLPWPLRDWSQYESYLEDMVRTGVMADATEVRWDIRPAPRWGTIEVRACDGLSTLPELASMAALVQVLVEHLSRQLDKGRDLAEMPAWFHRENKWRAARYGLDARVIVDAAGTQRPVRDHLADIIEELAPVALELGCVREFASIGTILTDGASYERQLTIANATGGDLAAVVQHLIREFRSGPEASTEEP
- the rpsP gene encoding 30S ribosomal protein S16, with translation MAVKIRLKRMGKIRAPFYRIVVADSKTKRDGRVIEEIGKYHPTEEPSFIEIDSERAQYWLSVGAQPTEQVAALLKITGDWGKFKGDKDAKSTLKVKEPKVPFEIDASKKSVVKPKAEKKEAPAAEAPAAADAEAAEAPAADAE
- a CDS encoding glycerol-3-phosphate dehydrogenase/oxidase — translated: MIESTHSSPERADVRAVRESGRTSVLVIGAGINGISTFRDLALQGVDVLLVERGDFASGASAASSHMIHGGIRYLENGEFRLVRESVEERNGLLKIAPHYVKPLETTIPIYSTFSGILSAPLRFLTHKSGKPQERGAFLIKVGLTIYDTFSRDGGMVPRHRFLGRKRSLAELPSLDPNIKYTATYYDASMHDPERLALDVLQDGRAAHPGAIALNYVEAISRDGEKVVLRDRESGTEFSVTADVVVNASGPWTDLTNDALGTDTRFMGGTKGSHIVLDHPELLEATRGREIFFEHSDGRIVLIYPLKGRVLVGTTDIDADPREVPVCTEEEIDYFFDLIHHVFPQIDVTREQIVFNFSGIRPLPRHEDTAPGFVSRDYRIEVDEKGAAPLVSLVGGKWTTFRALGESLSDVVLGLIGRTRTVSTAGRAIGGGRDFPRTEKARRIWIQENLPGAGDRAERLLARYGTRAAQVWAYVEQGDDAPLVGGDLSTRELAWMVENEMVARLQDVVLRRTSIAFTGNADADVLEELADALAPLLHWDRARHDAELEQTRELLNERHGLQISSRARG
- the rimM gene encoding ribosome maturation factor RimM (Essential for efficient processing of 16S rRNA), coding for MVPKDRNQGKNQLRVGRLVKAHGLKGALKLELYTDNPERRFTTGAEFTLQVPEASPWHGKTVVVREYRVMNGNPVVFLQDVDDRDAAETLVRAILWIDQDVDEVEDDAWFDHQLVGLDVVRDDQVIGKVVRVDHFPAQDLLIVRAGENEVLVPFVKAIVPTVDVSAGRVIVTPPPGLFEELPEASDTPDAGESSDSDASE